One window of the Dreissena polymorpha isolate Duluth1 chromosome 5, UMN_Dpol_1.0, whole genome shotgun sequence genome contains the following:
- the LOC127831091 gene encoding leukotriene B4 receptor 1-like produces MADDNLTTTRWHVTENTTNVEVTRRQTLSIFINLLLPPVLTTVGVTCGAMTILTMRTKYFRRVSASVYLKTGALNDILALLILLTAHWLYLNQPGAFVRTESSHLMCKFFNFYGTGNIDFGMLLTVALTTERALAIAFPFCVAKYLSVKRAWRIVLGLLCVSVLKNSHFLLASDLVPEGRTDRLCDTFPERIGPGYEAFLYDVWPWIHVTFVILCGITLVVNNSVILYFVYQSQADRFSGGQTWRHLVPMLIGESMLLIALTFPFTLHLALLAIRIKYDSTIYTDPHKASAETLVFSVTFYMLYSNKCANFFMFCATVTRKQGTWRTKFRE; encoded by the exons ATGGCAGACGACAACTTGACCACAACACGTTGGCACGTGACAGAAAACACAACAAACGTGGAAGTCACGCGCCGGCAGACTTTAAGCATCTTCATTAACCTCCTCCTGCCTCCCGTGCTAACTACCGTAGGTGTCACGTGCGGTGCCATGACGATCTTGACCATGCGCACTAAGTACTTTCGGCGGGTGTCGGCGTCCGTGTATTTGAAGACCGGTGCGCTGAATGACATTTTAGCGTTGCTTATTTTGCTCACCGCTCACTGGCTGTATTTGAACCAGCCGGGAGCGTTCGTCAGAACGGAGTCGTCGCATCTCATGTGCAAGTTTTTCAACTTTTATGGAACCGGAAATATAGATTTTGGAATGCTTCTGACCGTGGCGTTGACGACAGAACGCGCTCTCGCCATAGCGTTTCCATTTTGCGTCGCAAAGTATCTCTCCGTGAAGCGGGCATGGCGAATAGTGCTAGGACTTCTGTGTGTGTCTGTCCTCAAGAACAGCCATTTTCTTCTAGCGTCTGATCTGGTACCGGAAGGCCGCACCGATCGGCTGTGCGACACGTTCCCGGAGCGAATCGGCCCTGGGTACGAAGCTTTCCTGTACGACGTGTGGCCCTGGATTCACGTGACCTTTGTGATTCTGTGTGGCATAACGCTGGTGGTGAACAACTCCGTGATTCTGTACTTCGTGTACCAGTCACAGGCTGACAGGTTCTCAGGCGGTCAAACCTGGCGCCACCTGGTTCCCATGCTTATAGGGGAATCGATGTTGCTCATAGCGCTGACGTTTCCGTTTACGTTACACCTCGCTCTTCTCGCCATCCGGATAAAGTACGACTCCACCATCTACACGGATCCTCATAAGGCGTCGGCGGAGACGCTCGTGTTTTCGGTGACATTTTACATGCTCTACTCTAACAAGTGCGCGAACTTCTTTATGTTCTGTGCTACCG TGACACGAAAACAGGGCACATGGAGGACCAAGTTCAGAGAATGA